The Halalkalibacter krulwichiae genome has a segment encoding these proteins:
- the pepF gene encoding oligoendopeptidase F, whose amino-acid sequence MAKSLLKREEIPVEKTWDLEAVFSSNEDWEKEYKAILVQLPYLEACKGTLADSAVSLFVALEKQNEITEKLGKVYAYAHMRYDQDTTNSYYQGLHDRAASLASQVAEVASFIVPELLSIDEAKISRFVDEHNGLKVYNQMFRELNNQRAHVLSEKEEAILAQASEVTNSPSNTFGMLNNADLKFPTIIDENEEEVEITHGRFIRLLESENRQVRKDAFKAVYDTYDKFKNTFASTLSGQVKRDLFYAKVRKYKSAREAALSANHIPEVVYDQLVETVNKRLDLLHRYVRLRKKVLGVDELHMYDLYTPLVKDVKMEIPYDKAKDLVIKGVAPLGEEYTASLKEGFEKRWVDVEENAGKRSGAYSSGAYGTMPYILMNWQDNVNNLFTLAHEFGHSMHSYYTRKYQPYVYGDYTIFVAEVASTLNEALLNDYMVKNTQDPKEKLYLLNHFLEGFRGTVFRQTMFAEFEQLIHEKATNGEALTPELLTKTYYDLNVKYFGDDLVIDEEIGLEWARIPHFYYNFYVFQYATGYSAAAALSKQVLEEGEPAVNRYLAFLKAGSSDYPIEVLKQAGVDMTSPKPIEQALVVFEQTLNEMEQLLENGN is encoded by the coding sequence TTGGCAAAATCATTACTTAAACGCGAAGAAATTCCTGTGGAAAAAACATGGGATTTAGAGGCGGTTTTTTCATCAAACGAGGATTGGGAAAAGGAATATAAAGCTATTTTAGTACAGCTTCCTTACTTAGAAGCCTGTAAAGGAACACTCGCAGACTCGGCAGTGTCACTGTTTGTTGCTTTAGAAAAACAAAATGAAATAACAGAAAAGTTAGGTAAAGTCTATGCGTATGCTCATATGCGTTATGATCAAGATACAACAAATTCATATTATCAAGGTTTACATGATCGGGCAGCTAGTTTGGCATCGCAAGTAGCAGAGGTGGCATCCTTTATTGTTCCTGAATTGTTGTCAATTGATGAAGCTAAAATTAGTCGTTTTGTAGATGAACATAATGGGTTAAAGGTCTATAACCAGATGTTTCGTGAATTAAACAATCAACGAGCACATGTGCTATCTGAAAAAGAAGAAGCCATTTTAGCTCAAGCAAGTGAAGTTACGAATAGCCCAAGTAATACATTTGGTATGTTGAATAATGCCGACCTGAAATTTCCTACTATAATAGATGAAAATGAGGAAGAAGTTGAAATTACACACGGACGCTTTATTCGATTATTAGAAAGTGAAAATCGTCAAGTCCGTAAAGACGCTTTTAAAGCCGTCTACGATACGTATGACAAATTCAAAAACACATTTGCCTCTACACTGAGCGGACAAGTAAAAAGAGATCTCTTCTATGCAAAAGTAAGGAAGTATAAATCAGCACGAGAGGCTGCTCTTAGTGCCAATCATATACCTGAAGTTGTATATGATCAACTAGTTGAAACGGTTAATAAGCGATTAGATCTGCTTCATCGTTACGTTCGTTTACGTAAGAAGGTGTTAGGGGTAGATGAATTACACATGTATGACTTATATACACCGCTTGTTAAAGATGTGAAAATGGAAATTCCGTATGATAAGGCCAAAGACCTTGTGATAAAAGGTGTTGCGCCGTTAGGGGAAGAGTATACTGCATCATTAAAAGAAGGGTTTGAAAAGCGTTGGGTCGATGTTGAAGAAAATGCAGGGAAAAGAAGCGGAGCATATTCTTCTGGTGCGTATGGAACGATGCCATATATCTTAATGAATTGGCAAGATAATGTGAATAATCTATTCACATTAGCACACGAATTTGGTCATAGTATGCATAGTTATTACACAAGAAAGTATCAACCATATGTGTATGGTGATTATACAATCTTTGTTGCAGAAGTTGCTTCAACTCTCAATGAAGCACTGTTAAATGATTATATGGTGAAAAATACGCAGGACCCTAAGGAGAAGTTATATCTTTTGAACCACTTTTTAGAAGGTTTTAGAGGAACGGTCTTTCGTCAAACGATGTTTGCAGAATTTGAACAACTCATCCATGAGAAAGCAACAAATGGAGAGGCGTTGACACCAGAACTATTAACGAAAACCTACTATGATTTAAATGTAAAGTACTTCGGAGATGATCTTGTTATTGATGAAGAAATCGGATTAGAATGGGCGCGAATTCCACATTTTTATTATAATTTCTATGTGTTTCAATATGCTACTGGATATAGTGCGGCGGCCGCTTTATCTAAGCAGGTTCTTGAGGAAGGAGAGCCAGCTGTTAATCGCTATTTAGCATTTTTGAAAGCTGGTAGTTCGGATTATCCTATTGAAGTTTTAAAGCAGGCTGGTGTAGATATGACGTCACCAAAACCGATTGAGCAAGCGTTAGTAGTATTTGAACAAACATTGAACGAAATGGAGCAATTGCTCGAAAATGGGAATTAG